The following are encoded in a window of Fimbriimonadia bacterium genomic DNA:
- a CDS encoding type II secretion system protein encodes MRRKAFTLVEFLVTIAILVTLAALVYVLLAPVREKGNETHCISNLRQIGQAIAMYRAEYEGGGRGGGATPMNALQRLGVPHLPTALIDAGYFKWSERSIFTCPSDWTQVPNDPGLNVSYYWPAADNDKGCPGSGVKEGASYIRLREKGDAVAIAIDPWHWDPNYNRDLLDSRYVTKEKKKIWVVLRLGGWVERVYAYLPEGSSSDL; translated from the coding sequence ATGAGACGCAAGGCATTCACTCTGGTAGAATTTCTGGTTACTATCGCAATTCTGGTCACACTCGCTGCGTTGGTGTACGTGCTGCTGGCGCCAGTACGCGAGAAGGGTAACGAGACACACTGCATCAGCAACCTACGGCAGATCGGGCAAGCAATCGCTATGTACCGAGCGGAGTACGAGGGCGGCGGACGCGGCGGCGGTGCTACGCCGATGAACGCCCTGCAACGGCTGGGAGTACCACACCTGCCGACGGCACTCATCGATGCAGGCTACTTCAAGTGGTCGGAACGCAGTATCTTCACTTGTCCCAGCGACTGGACCCAGGTGCCGAACGACCCTGGCCTGAATGTCAGCTACTACTGGCCTGCCGCCGACAACGACAAGGGTTGCCCCGGATCAGGGGTGAAGGAAGGCGCATCCTACATCCGACTGCGTGAGAAGGGCGATGCAGTGGCCATCGCCATAGACCCTTGGCACTGGGATCCTAACTACAACCGCGACCTCTTGGATTCCCGCTACGTGACCAAAGAGAAAAAGAAGATCTGGGTTGTCCTGCGGCTAGGAGGGTGGGTAGAGCGTGTTTATGCCTACTTGCCCGAAGGCAGCTCTTCCGATTTGTAG